ttagggTAATGGTGCAAGAGTGTTTTGAGGCTTCTTCCTTTTCCATGGGATGCAAAGGGCCACAGGAACCAGCCCTGTGTGCTTAGTGCCCCCTCTCAGCCTCTGCACCTAAGTCTGCGAGTTCTTGCTGAGGGAGAAGAGATGCTCCTTGTCATCAAGGAGCAGGCAGGCTAATGTAGGGGATGGAGCAGATAGGaaaataatggcttaaaattaacttgcatgaaattttttaagTGTCACATTTcctacattttttcattttttgcttcaTAATTATTattgcctccatttttttttcacttccatTTCACACATTACAAAACTTAAGAGGAGAAAGGTTAtgtggcttgcccaaggtcacagagtatCAAATCTAGGATTAGAACCTAATTGTCCAGCTCCTAAGAGAATCTGTAAAGATATATCATGGATAGCATGCCAATTACATGTCTGATTAATTACTAAGAGAACATGGAACAGTGGCATGAATGCCCCAGAGCCTGCGGGCCGCCCAGCATTTGGTCTTGAGGTCTCCAGGGCCTTGGCCTGGTCATTTCTTGCCCAGCCTCCATGACGCCAAGCTCTGTCCCCCAGGGCCGCCAGGTTGATGCTGATACCAAGGCTGGGCGAAAGGGCAAAGAGCTGGATGACCTGGTGCCAGAGACGGCTAAGGGCAAGCCAGAGCTGGTAGGTGGGGTGCAGACCCCGCTGGGCTTCTTATTTGCCCCTTTATTGGGGGGCCCCCTGCCTGGGACAAAGAGACATGTGATCAGAGGAGCGACAGCAGTAAGGGAGGAAGTCCTGCCCAGGGGTTTCCCTGGCTCTGGGAAAGAAGctccttctgttcttttctctctccatctaCCCCTGGCTCCCTGCGGTCACTCGGACTCACCTCCTTCTTTCCCCTCCATAAATAGCAGACCTCTGCTTCCCAACAAATGCTCAGCTTTCCtgacaaaggcaaagagaaaccAACAGACATGCAGAACTTTGGGCTGCGCACAGACATGTACACCAAGAAGAATGTCCCCTCCAAGGTATGGGGATGTGGGCTGACTCCAGAGGCAGGAGAGCCTTTGCTCCTCGGAGATCATGGGCTCCTCTCCTCACCCACCTGTGTTTGCCCTGCAGAGCAAGGCTGCGGCCAGTGCCACCCGCGAATGGACGGAACAGGAGACCCTGCTCCTGTTGGAGGTAATTGGGGCAAGGAAAGGGGGTTCTTCTATGGAAGCAGAAACGGCCAGGGTACCAGTCACCCTTGTGAGTGGGGAGAACATATGGAGTTTGGGATGAGCaaattctgccaatctctgccattCCCAATGCCAGTCACACCTTGCCTCAGGGATTTGGGCCGTTTCATGAACTCCAGGTCCTTTCTTAGTGCTACTCGGAGAGTTCCCTGAGCCGCAGCAGAGTGCACAACACTAGAGACAGAGAGCTTTGAAGCCAGCTGCCCTTAGTAGCGTGGGGGGGAGTTGACTTTTAAGGAACGTGGCTAAGTAAGCGGAGTTGTGTCTCCACCACTACCACCAGGCACTGGAAATGTACAAAGATGACTGGAACAAAGTATCAGAGCACGTGGGAAGCCGCACACAGGACGAGTGCATCTTGCATTTTCTTCGTCTTCCTATTGAAGACCCGTACCTGGAGGACTCAGAGGCCTCCCTGGGCCCCCTGGCCTACCAGCCCATTCCCTTCAGTCAGTCGGGCAATCCTGTCATGAGCACTGTTGCCTTTCTAGCCTCTGTCGTCGATCCCCGAGTCGCCTCAGCCGCTGCGAAGTCGGCCCTAGGTAATGGGAAGGGGTCCTGGCTTCCTTAGTTTGTGTTTGAAGGGCTGGTTTGGCTGCCCTGCTGGCCTTGTCTGCTGCTGGCATCAGCTCAGGCAGCTGTCTAGACTCCATGCTGGTCTTAGATGAAGAGAGGGGCTTGTGAGGAAGCTCTCACGGGGAAAGCTAGCATTGCCTGCCTGCCCTCGCTCCCAGCCTCATCCCCTCTGGGTCTTGCAGAAGAGTTCTCCAAGATGAAGGAAGAGGTACCCACAGCCCTAGTGGAGGCCCATGTTCGGAAAGTGGAAGAAGCAGCCAAAGTGACAGGCAAGGCAGACCCAGCCTTCGGTCTGGAAAGCAGTGGCATAGCAGGAACCACCTCTGATGAGCCCGAGCGGATTGGTAAGCCCTGGCCCTCTCCCAGACTTTGTCCCCTCTCAGCAAGAGCTGGAGTTGGCAACAGAACACAACACGAATGGGGAGAATTGCTGGTGTTCTTACTTTCCCTCTGTGCTAGTGGCTCCCTGCTGGTCCCCTCATTAAGATTCTGACTGGTGAAAGGGGCTGTTGGAAAATCACTGTAGAGGCAGATTCCGTAGCAGACGTTCCCATTTCCTTTTCCCACGGGCCCAGAGGAGAGCGGGACTGACGAGGCACGGGCAGAGGGCCAGGCCACAGATGAGAAGAAGGAGCCCAAGGTACGGAGGAATTAGCCTTGGACTGGGAGGGTGCAGGGGCCAGATGTGGAActgtgatgggggtggggagctggcaCAGTTCAGCTCAGGCAAGCAAGgactgggctggggtggggtctgTCCCCTGAACCAGAGCACCTCTCGAGAAGAGGAGAAAATTCGGTTCCCAGTCTGGGCTCTTTGTGTGAGAACTAGTCACCCCGGCCCCTGAtattctctgcttttctttcacTGGGACTTCAGGAACCTCGAGAAGGAGGAGGGGCTATAGAAGAAGAGGCCAAGGATAAAACCAGTGAGGCTCCCAAGAAGgatgaagagaaagggaaagaaggtgACAGTGAGAAGGAGTCAGAGAAGAGTGATGGGGACCCAATAGGTGAGCTTCTCAGTGGTAATTAGGAGGtacaggagagagaaggggagctGTAGAGCTAACTCAGCCCTTTTCCTGGTCTAGTTGATCCTGAGAAAGAGAAGGAGCCAaaggaggggcaggaggaagTGCTGAAGGAGGTGGTGGAGTCGGAGGGTGAAAGGAAGACAAAGGTGGAGCGGGACATCGGTGAAGGCAATCTCTCCACCGCAGCTGCTGCTGCCCTGGCTGCTGCTGCCGTGAAGGCCAAGGTGAGGGCCAGAGACCCCGAAGACCCCAGGGGAAATTGCCCCAGTTTTCTAATCTCCCTTCATCGAGAGAAATCCTTCCTTGCTCATCCCTTAAATAATGCTAGcccatttcctctttatttttatccTGAGAAGGGAGACTTGGTCATCTCTTCTCTAagctttttaaatcttttaccaTTAGGCCTATTTCCAGCCACCTAATCGTTTGACTTTGTCTCATCCTTTGccactctttctttttcttcacgttcttttaaaaatatcaagccTGCACTACTCTCTGGGTTGTGACCACAGCCAGTTGTTCCTTAAAACCTGCCAGCCTCCACCCTACCTTTCTCTCCCCTGCAACGTCTTCAGCTGGGCCCTCCCTCTGACGTGCCTTCCCACCCCTCCTTCTATAGCACTTGGCTGCCGTTGAGGAGAGGAAGATCAAATCTCTGGTGGCCCTGCTGGTGGAGACCCAGATGAAAAAGTTGGAAATCAAACTCCGGCACTTTGAGGAACTGGAGACGATCATGGACCGGGAGCGGGAAGCAGTGAGTAGCCTCCCCAGGGGGTCAGCAGGAGCCTCCAGACCCAGCCCGGCCTCAGCTTAGGAGGGGGTGTGGGCAGGCGGTAGGGATGAAGCCGCCGTGCAGACAGCCTGAGACTGACTGGGTTTCCAAGCAGAGGGCAGTGACCCAGGCCGGGGCAGGGAGAGCCAACCCCAGGCAGGGACAGGCAGTCCTCCAAGTGAAGTCTGGAGACTGGGCTCCCACAGGATGTCCACTCCATAGGGCAGGATTCTTGTCTGTTCTATTGATTGCTGTTTCTCCAGGTTTTTGAACAGTGCTTAGCCCACAGTGCacttgcaataaatatttgtcaagtgcTTAAATGGGTTTAAGGGATTATGAGAGGGTGGGAGCTTCAGATCCAGGAAGTAAACTTGGAAAGGGAATAGGATTGGCAGGGTATTGAACCATATTGTCTTTAAGAGGACGTGAAAGGATATAGAAGACGGGCACCCTGTCTCAGAGAACCAGCAGTTTAATTAGAGACGTCAAAAAGCAGTTAAAAATGCTTAAAGTATCTGACAAGTTCAGATTAAGAAATTTTAGATCAAGTATATAAGTCTTGAAACATCACAGAATAAAGGTTCAGAGGCTAGTGAATTCATCTGGGATGGCTTCCTAAGAAAGTTGAGTTTTTAGCCAATTttgaaggaagaagagaacatGATTTGACAAGAGAAACCGGAAGAAGCAAGGGGACAGCAAGTTCCAAACTTTGGGGCTAAAGTGGGCAAGGGCTGAACATCAGACTAATTCCATTGCAATGCAAAGCCCATGTGGGCAGTCGGGAGAAATGCAGGTCATGGGAATTCAGGAGGGTCAGGCGGTAGAGGACAGAAGGAGCCCAAGCACGAGGTTTAGATTTGATGTGAGAAACCACCCAAATGAAAATCTGGGCCCATCAGGAGAAGACAAAGCAGGGGCAAGGTGTGCGCCTTTGAGCGCCTCTGAACCTCGGGTAATGGTATTCACTCGGCCCTGGCAGCTGGAGTACCAGAGGCAGCAGCTCCTGGCCGACAGACAAGCGTTCCACATGGAGCAGCTGAAGTACGCAGAGATGAGGGCCCGGCAGCAGCACTTCCAGCAAATGcaccaacagcagcagcagccgccTCCAACCCTGCCCCCAGGCTCCCAGCCTATCCCACCCACAGGGGCCGCTGGGCCTTCTGCGGTCCACGGCTTGGCCGTGGCTCCGGCCTCCGTGGCCCCTGCTCCTGCCGGCAGTGGGGCCCCTCCTGGAAGCTTGGGCCCCTCTGAACAGATTGGTCAGGCAGGCTCAACTGCAGGGCCACAGCAGCAGCAACCAGCTGGAGTCCCCCAGCCTGGGGCAGTCCCACCAGGGGTACCCCCCCCTGGACCCCATGGTAAGTGGATGAGTTCCGGAACTCTTGCTGGCAGGGGCTGTGTGATGGGGACTGGAGATAACCATAAGCCTCCACAGTTTCTGTAGATGGGCCTCTCTGTTATGTTCCTGAGCCAGCATTCCCCAAACCCAACTTTTGTATTTTGTTCCAAGGATTTACCATTTATTCTAGTGTCAGGAAAAGGGAAAGTGATGCCAGGGAGCGGCTAGATTATCCTTGCTGGGTGGAAGTGAAAGTGAGTTGGTGAGCAAGGTTTTAACACCGCtaacctcctctctctctcctcttccttcccaggCCCCTCACCGTTTCCCAACCAACAAACTCCTCCCTCATTGATGCCAGGGGCAGTGCCAGGCAGCGGGCACCCAGGCGTGGCGGGTAATGCTCCTTTGGGTTTGCCTTTTGGcatgcctcctcctcctcctgccgcTCCATCCATCATCCCATTTGGTAGTTTAGCTGACTCCATCAGTATTAACCTCCCCCCTCCTCCTAACCTGCATGGGCATCACCACCACCTCCCGTTCGCCCCGGGCACTCTCCCCCCACCTAACCTGCCTGTGTCCATGGCGAACCCTCTACATCCTAACCTGCCGGCGACCACCACCATGCCATCTTCCTTGCCTCTCGGGCCGGGGCTCGGATCCGccgcagcccagagccctgccattGTGGCAGCTGTTCAGGGCAacctcctgcccagtgccagcccACTGCCAGGTGAGAAGGGTTCAGGAGGGAACAAGGGTGAGGGAGAGGGGTCCACGTGGAGGGATGGTGGGTAGGCGGGGAAGGGGTCAGGTAGTGGAGCCTCCACAATTCTTTTTGAACACTGGTAAAACCAAAATGCAGGAGGAAGGGCCTCTCTGGctgtcctccaccctcccccAGCCTGGCAGCTGCCACCTCTGGGATGACGTTGGGGTCACACAAGAGTCCTATGGCACAGAGCATCTCAGTTGTAAACTTAAAACAGCTGCCTGTTTGCATGACGGTTGGCATCTCCTTTGCTTGTTTCCATCACGTTCACATGCCCCATTTAGCAGGCTCAGCCGCAAACTCCAGCCACACTCCACCCGGGTATAGCCTAAGCCTCTTTAGAGAGTTCACTTGTGGGCAGGAAGATGATCTGTGATCTATCCGTTTTCCCAGTAGAGGTGGAAGAGGGGTGTTGGGAACAAGAGGTTCGTTGTGGGGTACCTCATTCATCTACCCACCCATTGCATGCCATGCCTGGTTCTGTTTGTTTCTGGCAGCCTGGGTCTGGAACCTTCCCTCCTGCTCACCCGAGCTGACTCATCTTCCTTTTCTTCACAGACCCAGGCACCCCACTGCCTCCAGACCCCACAGCCCCGAGCCCAGGCACGGTCACCCCTGTGCCACCTCCACAGTGAGGAGCTGGCCAGACAtctctccccccaaccccccatggAGATCAAGGAACAGCCTTCCCCCCCACCACGGGGACCCTTCCCCAGCCTGGAGAGTTCATCACTACGTAAGGAAAGCTCCTTCTGCCCCTCCAAAGCCCCTCCCATGCCTCAGAGGCATGCATTTTTTATATTGGATTATTCAAGGACTTCTGTttaaaagatatttctaatatttgggaAAGAGGATAAGATGGGAAAAGGGAATGTGTCCCTCAAAGGAAGGGCTGGGGGGAGATTTTATTCAAGGTTCTAATTAACTACTTCTAAGGGTGCATCCCCCAAAAGCTACTGCATTTTTTTTatggatacaaaaaaaaaaacaaaaaaaattctttaaaagaaagtagagatttttaaaaagacacagcTGAAGCTCCCTTCACCCACTAGAAGATAACCAACTTTCACATTTTTGAGAGGGGGTGACAATTTCAGGAAAGGAGAATTAAGGTTACAGGGAAAGGTCTGGGGATAGAATAGGGTGTAAAATCTggcccccatccccaaccccctTTTAAgtcagctgcccccaccccctggtTCTCCGTACTCACCTCTCCTGCTGCTTCCTCACTGTTGCTATTTCAGGCCATCCCAGCTCAGCCGATGAGCCCTTTCCTCTGAATGtcagttttgtgtgtttttaaaagtcaCCTGCTTAGTTGATGTCAGTGTATGTGTATTTGGTGGGGAAAACGTATATTCAGGGATTCCTGAGGTAGGTAACAGGAAGGGCATCGGGACTGActgttctcttcctttccctgggCTATACCAGGGGGTTCCTAAAAGGCATGGAGAGGGGAGCTCAAAGAGGATGGAAGATTTAAAACCTGTAATTTTCAAAAAGCACTTAAGCACCTCCCTCTTATGACTCAGAGGGTCACCCTCTAACCTCTTCCCTCTCCCAAGACCTATCAGAACCCTGACCAACAGCTAGGGGTCCCCTGGAAGAGGACACCAGGACTGGGGAGCAGTGGGGGAGAGGAGACCTAGGGCGGTGTCCAAAAGACCCTCGGCTCACAGCGCGGCTCTGCTCCGACCCCAGGGCCTCCCAGGTCCAGCTCTTCCCCCTTCATTCTTGACACGAAGGCAAATGGGATTCCAGGCTCTATACCCCCGTTCTTCCTCGTCCTTCCCACCAAGCCCTTTGTTCCTCACAACCACGTGTTTCTCTTCCTCTGAGTCTTTGGCCCCCTTTCTTCTGTTCAAAGTTTTCTGTaaatttcctctctctctctctcttttttttttataaattaatttgctTTTAGTTTCATCTTGTGGATGCCTTCTGTGTTCTGTTACCTGTGCCTATCAGGCAGGGGCTTTCAGGCGGGGGGTGGCATCCCCGGACTCCTTCACAGGGGCCTTCATCTGGGCTGGAGAGTCACTCAGCAAGCCACAGGGCCCACAGACCCTGGGCCTCTCACCAGAGAAGGCCCAGCTGTGAAGACCGGGCATTGGCGCGGGAGCTGGGCAAACACTGTCACCTGCCCTAAAAATAGCTACTGAAGACCAGGGAGAACATCCCCACAATTTTGTATCTTCATCCTCTCACACAGTGGCGGCTTCATTTCTTCCCTTATTAGGAGAGGCGCAGGCAGGCACCTCACCTACTCCTGTTATTGTTGGCCCCCAGCCCTCCCGAGGTGCGTCAGGCTCAGGGAGCGCTCATACAGCCTGGCTTCTGCTTCAATAAACACTCCTCAGGTTTCCCCCCAAAAGGCCTTTTGTGCTtgggagggcaggggctggatGTAAGAAGTGGGAGTGCTGGGAGAGGACTCAGCCTGATATGGGATGGAGTGAGGCTGGCCAGCCTTGGTCCTGCAAGGATTTATGGCTTTCCTAGCCCTCGAAGGGGTAGCCTTTGTAGCACAGATGAATGAGGCAGAGATGGCTACGACAGGCCCTTCCCCAGCTTCTCCCAGCCCTGGATGCCATCTCATGGCAGAAATCATTACCATCTCATATTCTGCCCCCCTCACCCTACTCAGGAAAGAAAGCAGAACTGATTTTGGGCACAGAGAGCAAGTTTATTTGGTGAATGCTGTCAGCAAATATTATCCAAGAGAGACAAGATGGGAACGGTGCTGTGACAAGAGAGCCTAGGAGGCCTTCGAGGCTAGATACAGTCTCACACAGGAAAGGCACGGGCTCTGGTGTTATTGGAAGGGCTGTCCTCAGCCATTCAGCACCATTCGGACGAGCTCTGCAGAAAGGAGAGGTGGGGATGAGCCAGGGAGCTGGGCTAAGGGGAGGGGTACGCCAGGGGTCAGGAGACTACGAGACCATGATGGTAGCTTAAGAGAACATGCCCGCAACA
Above is a window of Choloepus didactylus isolate mChoDid1 chromosome 8, mChoDid1.pri, whole genome shotgun sequence DNA encoding:
- the SMARCC2 gene encoding SWI/SNF complex subunit SMARCC2 isoform X1 codes for the protein MAVRKKDGGPNVKYYEAADTVTQFDNVRLWLGKNYKKYIQAEPPTNKSLSSLVVQLLQFQEEVFGKHVSNAPLTKLPIKCFLDFKAGGSLCHILAAAYKFKSDQGWRRYDFQNPSRMDRNVEMFMTIEKSLVQNNCLSRPNIFLCPEIEPKLLGKLKDIIKRHQGTVTEDKNNASHVVYPVPGNLEEEEWVRPVMKRDKQVLLHWGYYPDSYDTWIPASEIEASVEDAPTPEKPRKVHAKWILDTDTFNEWMNEEDYEVNDDKNPVSRRKKISAKTLTDEVNSPDSDRRDKKGGNYKKRKRSPSPSPTPEAKKKNAKKGPSTPYTKSKRGHREEEQEDLTKDMDEPSPVPNVEEVTLPKTVNTKKDSESAPVKGGTMTDLDEQEDESMETTGKDEDESSTGNKGEQTKNPDLHEDNVTEQTHHIIIPSYAAWFDYNSVHAIERRALPEFFNGKNKSKTPEIYLAYRNFMIDTYRLNPQEYLTSTACRRNLAGDVCAIMRVHAFLEQWGLINYQVDAESRPTPMGPPPTSHFHVLADTPSGLVPLQPKTPQGRQVDADTKAGRKGKELDDLVPETAKGKPELQTSASQQMLSFPDKGKEKPTDMQNFGLRTDMYTKKNVPSKSKAAASATREWTEQETLLLLEALEMYKDDWNKVSEHVGSRTQDECILHFLRLPIEDPYLEDSEASLGPLAYQPIPFSQSGNPVMSTVAFLASVVDPRVASAAAKSALEEFSKMKEEVPTALVEAHVRKVEEAAKVTGKADPAFGLESSGIAGTTSDEPERIEESGTDEARAEGQATDEKKEPKEPREGGGAIEEEAKDKTSEAPKKDEEKGKEGDSEKESEKSDGDPIVDPEKEKEPKEGQEEVLKEVVESEGERKTKVERDIGEGNLSTAAAAALAAAAVKAKHLAAVEERKIKSLVALLVETQMKKLEIKLRHFEELETIMDREREALEYQRQQLLADRQAFHMEQLKYAEMRARQQHFQQMHQQQQQPPPTLPPGSQPIPPTGAAGPSAVHGLAVAPASVAPAPAGSGAPPGSLGPSEQIGQAGSTAGPQQQQPAGVPQPGAVPPGVPPPGPHGPSPFPNQQTPPSLMPGAVPGSGHPGVAGNAPLGLPFGMPPPPPAAPSIIPFGSLADSISINLPPPPNLHGHHHHLPFAPGTLPPPNLPVSMANPLHPNLPATTTMPSSLPLGPGLGSAAAQSPAIVAAVQGNLLPSASPLPDPGTPLPPDPTAPSPGTVTPVPPPQ
- the SMARCC2 gene encoding SWI/SNF complex subunit SMARCC2 isoform X4, whose product is MAVRKKDGGPNVKYYEAADTVTQFDNVRLWLGKNYKKYIQAEPPTNKSLSSLVVQLLQFQEEVFGKHVSNAPLTKLPIKCFLDFKAGGSLCHILAAAYKFKSDQGWRRYDFQNPSRMDRNVEMFMTIEKSLVQNNCLSRPNIFLCPEIEPKLLGKLKDIIKRHQGTVTEDKNNASHVVYPVPGNLEEEEWVRPVMKRDKQVLLHWGYYPDSYDTWIPASEIEASVEDAPTPEKPRKVHAKWILDTDTFNEWMNEEDYEVNDDKNPVSRRKKISAKTLTDEVNSPDSDRRDKKGGNYKKRKRSPSPSPTPEAKKKNAKKGPSTPYTKSKRGHREEEQEDLTKDMDEPSPVPNVEEVTLPKTVNTKKDSESAPVKGGTMTDLDEQEDESMETTGKDEDESSTGNKGEQTKNPDLHEDNVTEQTHHIIIPSYAAWFDYNSVHAIERRALPEFFNGKNKSKTPEIYLAYRNFMIDTYRLNPQEYLTSTACRRNLAGDVCAIMRVHAFLEQWGLINYQVDAESRPTPMGPPPTSHFHVLADTPSGLVPLQPKTPQGRQVDADTKAGRKGKELDDLVPETAKGKPELQTSASQQMLSFPDKGKEKPTDMQNFGLRTDMYTKKNVPSKSKAAASATREWTEQETLLLLEALEMYKDDWNKVSEHVGSRTQDECILHFLRLPIEDPYLEDSEASLGPLAYQPIPFSQSGNPVMSTVAFLASVVDPRVASAAAKSALEEFSKMKEEVPTALVEAHVRKVEEAAKVTGKADPAFGLESSGIAGTTSDEPERIEESGTDEARAEGQATDEKKEPKEPREGGGAIEEEAKDKTSEAPKKDEEKGKEGDSEKESEKSDGDPIVDPEKEKEPKEGQEEVLKEVVESEGERKTKVERDIGEGNLSTAAAAALAAAAVKAKHLAAVEERKIKSLVALLVETQMKKLEIKLRHFEELETIMDREREALEYQRQQLLADRQAFHMEQLKYAEMRARQQHFQQMHQQQQQPPPTLPPGSQPIPPTGAAGPSAVHGLAVAPASVAPAPAGSGAPPGSLGPSEQIGQAGSTAGPQQQQPAGVPQPGAVPPGVPPPGPHGPSPFPNQQTPPSLMPGAVPGSGHPGVADPGTPLPPDPTAPSPGTVTPVPPPQ
- the SMARCC2 gene encoding SWI/SNF complex subunit SMARCC2 isoform X2; the encoded protein is MAVRKKDGGPNVKYYEAADTVTQFDNVRLWLGKNYKKYIQAEPPTNKSLSSLVVQLLQFQEEVFGKHVSNAPLTKLPIKCFLDFKAGGSLCHILAAAYKFKSDQGWRRYDFQNPSRMDRNVEMFMTIEKSLVQNNCLSRPNIFLCPEIEPKLLGKLKDIIKRHQGTVTEDKNNASHVVYPVPGNLEEEEWVRPVMKRDKQVLLHWGYYPDSYDTWIPASEIEASVEDAPTPEKPRKVHAKWILDTDTFNEWMNEEDYEVNDDKNPVSRRKKISAKTLTDEVNSPDSDRRDKKGGNYKKRKRSPSPSPTPEAKKKNAKKGPSTPYTKSKRGHREEEQEDLTKDMDEPSPVPNVEEVTLPKTVNTKKDSESAPVKGGTMTDLDEQEDESMETTGKDEDESSTGNKGEQTKNPDLHEDNVTEQTHHIIIPSYAAWFDYNSVHAIERRALPEFFNGKNKSKTPEIYLAYRNFMIDTYRLNPQEYLTSTACRRNLAGDVCAIMRVHAFLEQWGLINYQVDAESRPTPMGPPPTSHFHVLADTPSGLVPLQPKTPQGRQVDADTKAGRKGKELDDLVPETAKGKPELTSASQQMLSFPDKGKEKPTDMQNFGLRTDMYTKKNVPSKSKAAASATREWTEQETLLLLEALEMYKDDWNKVSEHVGSRTQDECILHFLRLPIEDPYLEDSEASLGPLAYQPIPFSQSGNPVMSTVAFLASVVDPRVASAAAKSALEEFSKMKEEVPTALVEAHVRKVEEAAKVTGKADPAFGLESSGIAGTTSDEPERIEESGTDEARAEGQATDEKKEPKEPREGGGAIEEEAKDKTSEAPKKDEEKGKEGDSEKESEKSDGDPIVDPEKEKEPKEGQEEVLKEVVESEGERKTKVERDIGEGNLSTAAAAALAAAAVKAKHLAAVEERKIKSLVALLVETQMKKLEIKLRHFEELETIMDREREALEYQRQQLLADRQAFHMEQLKYAEMRARQQHFQQMHQQQQQPPPTLPPGSQPIPPTGAAGPSAVHGLAVAPASVAPAPAGSGAPPGSLGPSEQIGQAGSTAGPQQQQPAGVPQPGAVPPGVPPPGPHGPSPFPNQQTPPSLMPGAVPGSGHPGVAGNAPLGLPFGMPPPPPAAPSIIPFGSLADSISINLPPPPNLHGHHHHLPFAPGTLPPPNLPVSMANPLHPNLPATTTMPSSLPLGPGLGSAAAQSPAIVAAVQGNLLPSASPLPDPGTPLPPDPTAPSPGTVTPVPPPQ
- the SMARCC2 gene encoding SWI/SNF complex subunit SMARCC2 isoform X3; the protein is MAVRKKDGGPNVKYYEAADTVTQFDNVRLWLGKNYKKYIQAEPPTNKSLSSLVVQLLQFQEEVFGKHVSNAPLTKLPIKCFLDFKAGGSLCHILAAAYKFKSDQGWRRYDFQNPSRMDRNVEMFMTIEKSLVQNNCLSRPNIFLCPEIEPKLLGKLKDIIKRHQGTVTEDKNNASHVVYPVPGNLEEEEWVRPVMKRDKQVLLHWGYYPDSYDTWIPASEIEASVEDAPTPEKPRKVHAKWILDTDTFNEWMNEEDYEVNDDKNPVSRRKKISAKTLTDEVNSPDSDRRDKKGGNYKKRKRSPSPSPTPEAKKKNAKKGPSTPYTKSKRGHREEEQEDLTKDMDEPSPVPNVEEVTLPKTVNTKKDSESAPVKGGTMTDLDEQEDESMETTGKDEDESSTGNKGEQTKNPDLHEDNVTEQTHHIIIPSYAAWFDYNSVHAIERRALPEFFNGKNKSKTPEIYLAYRNFMIDTYRLNPQEYLTSTACRRNLAGDVCAIMRVHAFLEQWGLINYQVDAESRPTPMGPPPTSHFHVLADTPSGLVPLQPKTPQQTSASQQMLSFPDKGKEKPTDMQNFGLRTDMYTKKNVPSKSKAAASATREWTEQETLLLLEALEMYKDDWNKVSEHVGSRTQDECILHFLRLPIEDPYLEDSEASLGPLAYQPIPFSQSGNPVMSTVAFLASVVDPRVASAAAKSALEEFSKMKEEVPTALVEAHVRKVEEAAKVTGKADPAFGLESSGIAGTTSDEPERIEESGTDEARAEGQATDEKKEPKEPREGGGAIEEEAKDKTSEAPKKDEEKGKEGDSEKESEKSDGDPIVDPEKEKEPKEGQEEVLKEVVESEGERKTKVERDIGEGNLSTAAAAALAAAAVKAKHLAAVEERKIKSLVALLVETQMKKLEIKLRHFEELETIMDREREALEYQRQQLLADRQAFHMEQLKYAEMRARQQHFQQMHQQQQQPPPTLPPGSQPIPPTGAAGPSAVHGLAVAPASVAPAPAGSGAPPGSLGPSEQIGQAGSTAGPQQQQPAGVPQPGAVPPGVPPPGPHGPSPFPNQQTPPSLMPGAVPGSGHPGVAGNAPLGLPFGMPPPPPAAPSIIPFGSLADSISINLPPPPNLHGHHHHLPFAPGTLPPPNLPVSMANPLHPNLPATTTMPSSLPLGPGLGSAAAQSPAIVAAVQGNLLPSASPLPDPGTPLPPDPTAPSPGTVTPVPPPQ
- the SMARCC2 gene encoding SWI/SNF complex subunit SMARCC2 isoform X5, whose translation is MAVRKKDGGPNVKYYEAADTVTQFDNVRLWLGKNYKKYIQAEPPTNKSLSSLVVQLLQFQEEVFGKHVSNAPLTKLPIKCFLDFKAGGSLCHILAAAYKFKSDQGWRRYDFQNPSRMDRNVEMFMTIEKSLVQNNCLSRPNIFLCPEIEPKLLGKLKDIIKRHQGTVTEDKNNASHVVYPVPGNLEEEEWVRPVMKRDKQVLLHWGYYPDSYDTWIPASEIEASVEDAPTPEKPRKVHAKWILDTDTFNEWMNEEDYEVNDDKNPVSRRKKISAKTLTDEVNSPDSDRRDKKGGNYKKRKRSPSPSPTPEAKKKNAKKGPSTPYTKSKRGHREEEQEDLTKDMDEPSPVPNVEEVTLPKTVNTKKDSESAPVKGGTMTDLDEQEDESMETTGKDEDESSTGNKGEQTKNPDLHEDNVTEQTHHIIIPSYAAWFDYNSVHAIERRALPEFFNGKNKSKTPEIYLAYRNFMIDTYRLNPQEYLTSTACRRNLAGDVCAIMRVHAFLEQWGLINYQVDAESRPTPMGPPPTSHFHVLADTPSGLVPLQPKTPQQTSASQQMLSFPDKGKEKPTDMQNFGLRTDMYTKKNVPSKSKAAASATREWTEQETLLLLEALEMYKDDWNKVSEHVGSRTQDECILHFLRLPIEDPYLEDSEASLGPLAYQPIPFSQSGNPVMSTVAFLASVVDPRVASAAAKSALEEFSKMKEEVPTALVEAHVRKVEEAAKVTGKADPAFGLESSGIAGTTSDEPERIEESGTDEARAEGQATDEKKEPKEPREGGGAIEEEAKDKTSEAPKKDEEKGKEGDSEKESEKSDGDPIVDPEKEKEPKEGQEEVLKEVVESEGERKTKVERDIGEGNLSTAAAAALAAAAVKAKHLAAVEERKIKSLVALLVETQMKKLEIKLRHFEELETIMDREREALEYQRQQLLADRQAFHMEQLKYAEMRARQQHFQQMHQQQQQPPPTLPPGSQPIPPTGAAGPSAVHGLAVAPASVAPAPAGSGAPPGSLGPSEQIGQAGSTAGPQQQQPAGVPQPGAVPPGVPPPGPHGPSPFPNQQTPPSLMPGAVPGSGHPGVADPGTPLPPDPTAPSPGTVTPVPPPQ